The Candidatus Methanomethylicota archaeon genomic interval AATCTTCTTCAACTTCTCCCTAATCATGCTTCTGGCTTCCATTAGTGATTTTAGTACGTCTCTATAGAAGCCTGGAGGCTCCCTCCTAAATCTATGTCCAACTTCAGGTGCAATGTATACTCCACATTCAGGTTCAGGTTCTTCTGGTGGTATGTATGTGTCTGGGGATACATTGTATTTCAGCATTATGCTTGGATACATGCTTCTAAAATCTATTACGGCTATGTTTTCATGTAAGCCCGGTTTTGGCTGTAGGACTATGGCTCCAGCATATGGTTGGTATGGTATCTCCCTCCTCTTTGGGACAAGCTCCCCAATTTCATGTGCCTTCCTTATGAGGAACCATTCCACCCTAAATCCCACAGCTGCTGTTCCAACGAAGTCCAGTGGTAATCCAACCAGTTGGGATAATTGTATTGCGAAGTCTGATATGGCTTTATAAATTCCCATAACTCTCCTAGCATTATTCATGGAATACTCCAACAGCTTCCCCCTCCTCGATGTGTCTTTCCAGTAATCTTGAACTTCATATTCCTCTATGATTTCAGAGGCATCCATAACCCCAAGGTATTCAGCTATATTTTCTAGGCTTTTCACCTTCACCTCTTGGAATTCTTCTGCATAATCGAATAAGTCTAGGTTTATCCTCCCAGTTATGGATATGTGGCCATATAGGCTTGTATGGGGCTCCCCCCTCTGCCTATCTATGGATAACTTCACCCTATTCCTCTTCGCTCTCTCAATTAGGTATGGTATTATCTTGGCATTGGAGCCATAGCTGACTATTATGTCTGGGTCGTATTCATCCACATACCTTATGAAATCCATTATGATTTCAGCGTCTGAAGGTTTTTCATCCCCCCTTGCTATGAAGTTCTTCTCAACCCCCTCACCATTTACCGTTGAGATTATGATTATTGGGTCTCTCTCAGGCTTGGGTGAGCCTGCTTCCCCCATACATGTAATCCATAATGCAAGTACTTTGAGGTTTGGTGTTGACTCTTCCTCCACAGGTTTTGGGGGTGTTGTGGCTATGTATACTTCATCCACCTTCACCCCACCATATCCTTCAGCCTTCTCACAATCCACTTCAATCCAGCTGCATGGCTTAATCCCCATATCTATTAGGTATCTGAGTGTGAATCTAATGTCATCCCCATAAACCTCTGTTACTCCACGTATCTTCTTCACTTCTCTCGCTACTCCCTCCACTTCATCTGGGTCTTGACATATGATCTTTAAAGCTTTAACTGGCTTCCCAAATATCTTCATGTCTTGTGGAATGCAATCCAATACCCCCTTAACCTTCAATTTCAAAATTTCCCTTGAAGTCTCCGCTAGGGATTCCTCTGCTACTGTTGCGTGGAAGTATGGTTTAAAGTTTCTATCTATCACCAGAACCCTCTTTCCATCTTCCCTTATCCCCCACATCCATATTTCTGGGGTTTCAGCTTCCTCATAATTTAAGTCTAGTAGCCAAAACTTTACTTTCAATTTGCATCAAATAAGATTTTAACTCCCCTTCCCTAAAATCTTTCTATTCACGTAATCTTGGTATGCGCCAACCTTCAATAGGTATTTACCGTAGTTTACTAGTTTCATCATTACGTTTGCAGCTCTCTCAGGGGATGGGTATGCTGGAACTCCATACTTATCGAATTTCATCCTCACCAGTTTTGCCATTTCAGCTTCCCCAACATCGCATACCACCACAGGCTTCTTCAACCCCCTTATAACTTCCATCATCTTATCTTCATATCCAGCTTCCAATGTGGGTATGTGGTGTAGTGGGAATATTACTATCCCATCAAATTCATCAGCTTGCCCCACTATCTCCAAAGTTTTAATGAACATTTCCGTTGTAGCTACACCTGTTAAGTCTATTGGGTTTTCTATGGCTGCAAATTCCGGTATAACTTTATCCTCCTTCAACTTCCTCAACTTCCTTAATGTTTCCTCCCTCGGCTTCTCCACCTTCCCACCTAAACTTTCTATGGTGTCTGAAGCCATAACCCCCATTCCACCTCCATCGGTCACTATGGCTATCCTCTCCCCCCTTGCTGGTATTTGATGTACAAATGCTTTAGCTAGATCCATCAATTCCTCCATGGTTTCAGCCATTATGACTCCAGATTGTTTTAGAGCTGCAGTGAATACTTGATGTGAACCGGCTAAGGCACCTGTATGTGAAGCTGCAGCTCTAGCTCCAGCCGCCGTCCTCCCAACCTTCAATGCTATTATTGGTTTGATTTTAGTGGTTTCCTTGGCCACTTCATAGAATTCCCTCCCCCTCTTTATGCTTTCAAGGTATAATAGTATTACATCAGTCTTATCATCCTTAGCCAAATACTTTATTAAGTCAACTTCATCCACATCACACCTATTACCGTGACTTATGAATTTACTTATTCCAAGCCCGCTTCCAGCCATGTAATCCAGTATTGCAGCTCCAAAAGCTCCACTTTGAGTTATGAATGCTATCCTCCCAGGTTTAGGTCTAGGTGTGGCAAGTATTGGTGCCCCCTCAAGGATCTTTGATACTTCGAGGAAGATTGTGTCCACACCACTATATGCATCGTAAACCCCAACACAGTTAGGCCCTATAACCCTAATATTGTTTTTTCGAGCTATCTCCACAACTTCCTCTTCCAGCTTCGTATTCCCAACCTCGCTGAATCCACTACTTATTATTATTGCACCCTTAACCTTCGCTTCACCACACTCCTCCAAAACCTTTGGAACTATTGCTGCTGGAACTGAGATTACAGCTAAATCCACAAGCCCCTCCAATTCCAATACACTCTTATAACATTGAACTCCAAGTATTCTCTTGGCATTTGGATTTACTGGGTATACCTCCCCCTTAAAGCTCCCTGAAATCATGTTTTCCAAGAAGTTTCTAAGTATTACATGTCCAGGTCTCCCACTCTCCCTAGATGCTCCTATTATTGCAACCCCCTTCGGATTGAAGAAGAAGTCCAGCATTGAATCCCCCATTAAATCTATTTACCTCAAATTTAAGTTTTACCCTATCAATATGGGTTCCATAATGATAAAGGAATGGTAAAGGTTTTATATTCGTTCAATCTACATATTCTTAAGCATCAACCATAATACAGTGGTATTGGAGGTGAGTAAACCATGTCTAAGGCTAAGAAGGCGGAGAAAGAGGCTGAGGCGGCTGGGGAGCCGGCTAAGAAGGAGGAGGCTGCTGCAAAGGAGGCTCAGAAGAAGCCTGCAAAGCCTATACAAGGCAACGTTATACTTGTGGGGAAGAAGCCAATAATGAACTATGTATTGGCATGTATAACCCAACTCAGTGGTGCAGGTAAAGAGGTTGAATTGAAGGCTAGGGGTAGAGCCATAAGTAGAGCTGTGGATGTAGTGGAAATATTGAGGAACAGATTCATAACAGACTTGAAGGTTAAGAGCATTGAGATTGGCACTGAAACCGTGACAGCCCAAGACGGCTCCCAAGTCAATGTGAGCGCCATATCAATAAAGATTTCCAGGTAAACCCAGCACGCCAAGGCAAACAACCCCACATATTTCTTTATACAAAAAGTTTTTCTATTACCACTACGCTACATTATTGTCTGTAGGCTGTTATCAATGAGTGTAGATTTAGGAAGCTATTTAAGCATGGTTGAGGGATTCCTATCCTACCTAGAAGACTTAGCTAAGGGATTACCTGAAGAGGATAGAAGGTGGATTGAAGATTACCATTCCAAGCTTTCAAAACTCTATGAGGAAGCTAAGGAAACTGGAGATCCAAGAGTTATCGGCGAATGCCTATCCATAATCAGGGAGATTGTGGATAAACTTGTTTATGGAGGTTTAGATTCAGAAGCTCCACCACTGGATTTGGCTTCAAGAATACTTGGAAACTTAGGATACAATGTTAGATGGGTTAACAGTTCAGGGTTAAACCTACCATTCGATCTACTGGCAGTTAGGGGTGGTGGAGTATACTTGGTGAAAGTCCTATTCTCTGAAAGTGGGGATTCAAGCGGGTTCCAGAATACATGGCCCAGCGACATTAGATTCTTCTGCGATAGACTTGGAGCCGAACCCCTCGTCATGCTCCTCTGCAGAGGAGGCGGGGGATTCGATGCCCTCTTCATGGCTCCACTAATAAATGATGTAACATTCCATGAAGGTAGAACCGTGGACATTGCTGTATTAGAAGATAAATTTAATGCTTTCCTAAAATCCCTAGAAGCTGGAAGCATGGTTA includes:
- a CDS encoding DNA polymerase II, with the translated sequence MKVKFWLLDLNYEEAETPEIWMWGIREDGKRVLVIDRNFKPYFHATVAEESLAETSREILKLKVKGVLDCIPQDMKIFGKPVKALKIICQDPDEVEGVAREVKKIRGVTEVYGDDIRFTLRYLIDMGIKPCSWIEVDCEKAEGYGGVKVDEVYIATTPPKPVEEESTPNLKVLALWITCMGEAGSPKPERDPIIIISTVNGEGVEKNFIARGDEKPSDAEIIMDFIRYVDEYDPDIIVSYGSNAKIIPYLIERAKRNRVKLSIDRQRGEPHTSLYGHISITGRINLDLFDYAEEFQEVKVKSLENIAEYLGVMDASEIIEEYEVQDYWKDTSRRGKLLEYSMNNARRVMGIYKAISDFAIQLSQLVGLPLDFVGTAAVGFRVEWFLIRKAHEIGELVPKRREIPYQPYAGAIVLQPKPGLHENIAVIDFRSMYPSIMLKYNVSPDTYIPPEEPEPECGVYIAPEVGHRFRREPPGFYRDVLKSLMEARSMIREKLKKITPENPLYKVLDARQKAIKVISNAMYGYAGWTGARWYIKQVAEAVTAWGRNLISSALKMAEELNLKVIYGDTDSIFVKHEPEKVEKLVKRVEGELGFEARIDKVYVRVLFTEAKKRYCGLLENGKLDFVGLEVVRGDWAEVAKKAQEGVLEIIMRGGGTGKAIEYIREYINAMRRGEKPLKEYIIWKTLTKSLEEYEVKAPHVQAAKMLMEKGYTLTLGDKVGYVITLG
- the albA gene encoding DNA-binding protein Alba, whose translation is MLVGKKPIMNYVLACITQLSGAGKEVELKARGRAISRAVDVVEILRNRFITDLKVKSIEIGTETVTAQDGSQVNVSAISIKISR
- a CDS encoding CoA-binding protein — its product is MGDSMLDFFFNPKGVAIIGASRESGRPGHVILRNFLENMISGSFKGEVYPVNPNAKRILGVQCYKSVLELEGLVDLAVISVPAAIVPKVLEECGEAKVKGAIIISSGFSEVGNTKLEEEVVEIARKNNIRVIGPNCVGVYDAYSGVDTIFLEVSKILEGAPILATPRPKPGRIAFITQSGAFGAAILDYMAGSGLGISKFISHGNRCDVDEVDLIKYLAKDDKTDVILLYLESIKRGREFYEVAKETTKIKPIIALKVGRTAAGARAAASHTGALAGSHQVFTAALKQSGVIMAETMEELMDLAKAFVHQIPARGERIAIVTDGGGMGVMASDTIESLGGKVEKPREETLRKLRKLKEDKVIPEFAAIENPIDLTGVATTEMFIKTLEIVGQADEFDGIVIFPLHHIPTLEAGYEDKMMEVIRGLKKPVVVCDVGEAEMAKLVRMKFDKYGVPAYPSPERAANVMMKLVNYGKYLLKVGAYQDYVNRKILGKGS